TCTCCGCAAACTCAATTCCAAAGAGGGTGCTCTTAAAATCTCCAACATCAAACCCGCCGTCAAACGTATCTTTGATGTCATTGAACTAACTTCTCTTTTTGATATCTATGATTCGGAAGATGCAGCGCTAAAAGCGTTCTAAGTCGTTCCTTGAATCCTGTCTTACATAAGATAGTAGAAACCAAACACGAGGAAATTCGTATAGGAAGGGGGAAGTCTCTTCCTTCGCGGAAGATTCCCATAAGACCTTGGGTATCACATCTAAAAACCAATTCCATTTCAGTCATTGCGGAATGTAAAAAAGGAAGTCCGAGTTCAGGGATTCTAAGGCCCGATTATGACCCGGTCTCAATAGCCACTATTTATGAATCCTCTGGTGCCGGTGCTATTTCTGTACTTACTGACTCCCAATATTTTTTTGGATCTCTTTCAGATTTAACGGCCGTTTCAGAATCGGTGAAAATCCCTGTGATCCGAAAGGACTTCATCATTGACCCTCTCCAAATTGACGAAGCCTATGCTTTTGGTGCTTCTGCGATTTTACTAATTGTTCGGATACTTTCACCAAGTGAACTTACGTCCTTACACAAATATGCTAAAAGTTTGGGTCTTTCTGTCCTTGTAGAAACACACAACAAGGAAGAAGTAAAAACAGCACTCGATTCTGGAGCCACAACCATTGGCATCAATACCCGAGATTTGGATACATTCGAAATACATAAAAATCTAATTGAGGAAATTGCACCAGAGTTGGACAGTTCGATCATTCGTGTGGCTGAATCTGGGATTGAAAGTTTTCAGGATTGGCAAAAATACAAGGGTATCGTTGATTCTATGTTAGTTGGTACTTACTTTATGAAAAGTAAAGATATAACAAAGGATTTTCATTCACTTTTATTTGGAAATTAAGTCCCTTTTTTTATTACATTTCTAGTTTAAGCACTCCATTTGCCATTAAATTTGGGCTATCCCTTACCTTGGTAAAGAGATTTCAAAGATAATTTCGCTTTTCTCCTGTTGTCCATCCACTAATCTATCCCCCATGAACTGGAAGCAATCCCTCAAGGGATTCGTTTTATTTCTGCTCTATATCGGAACTGCCAAACTGGGAATGGAATTTTTTTCCTTCCAACCAGTGAACTTGGCGGTTCTTTGGATTCCTTCCGGT
The sequence above is drawn from the Leptospira sp. WS4.C2 genome and encodes:
- a CDS encoding indole-3-glycerol-phosphate synthase (involved in tryptophan biosynthesis; amino acid biosynthesis; converts 1-(2-carboxyphenylamino)-1-deoxy-D-ribulose 5-phosphate to C(1)-(3-indolyl)-glycerol 3-phosphat), with the translated sequence MNPVLHKIVETKHEEIRIGRGKSLPSRKIPIRPWVSHLKTNSISVIAECKKGSPSSGILRPDYDPVSIATIYESSGAGAISVLTDSQYFFGSLSDLTAVSESVKIPVIRKDFIIDPLQIDEAYAFGASAILLIVRILSPSELTSLHKYAKSLGLSVLVETHNKEEVKTALDSGATTIGINTRDLDTFEIHKNLIEEIAPELDSSIIRVAESGIESFQDWQKYKGIVDSMLVGTYFMKSKDITKDFHSLLFGN